The following are encoded in a window of Halorarum salinum genomic DNA:
- a CDS encoding DUF5518 domain-containing protein gives MIDWRAVSWGFVTFLMVAVIGSGLPVVGQLGAGIVGGLVAGYLAGGGVLNGAVHGAIAGSLTGVAFTLLVAFFGGLLGLAGGGPFGGVVGGTGLLVLGFLVTLVFALDSAVAGAIGAFVAE, from the coding sequence ATGATCGACTGGCGCGCCGTCAGCTGGGGGTTCGTGACGTTCCTGATGGTCGCGGTGATCGGCTCCGGGCTCCCGGTGGTCGGCCAGCTCGGCGCGGGCATCGTCGGCGGCCTGGTCGCGGGGTATCTCGCCGGCGGCGGCGTCCTCAACGGCGCCGTCCACGGCGCCATCGCGGGGTCGCTCACCGGCGTCGCCTTCACCCTCCTCGTCGCGTTCTTCGGGGGCCTCCTCGGCCTCGCCGGCGGAGGTCCGTTCGGCGGCGTGGTCGGGGGGACGGGGCTGCTGGTGCTCGGGTTCCTCGTGACGCTCGTGTTCGCGCTCGACTCGGCGGTCGCGGGCGCCATCGGCGCCTTCGTCGCCGAGTGA
- the engB gene encoding GTP-binding protein EngB, with protein MTFDGRPDRDAEVVLVGRSNVGKSTLMRELTGHDFTTGKKPGVTRQPNHYDWAPESFMFTDLPGFGFMSGVEEDRREAIKTDVVRYVEENAEHVLAGVLVVDGKSAVDIIDRHTNDEEIPHDVELFSFLQDVDVPPVVAVNKMDKVEDRDARLNELCERLGLYPPWQQWDHIVAPVTAKRGSIEPLREILRERFREAKRDDLLKFVS; from the coding sequence ATGACCTTCGATGGACGACCCGACCGCGACGCCGAGGTGGTGCTCGTCGGCCGGTCGAACGTCGGGAAGTCCACGCTCATGCGCGAGCTCACGGGCCACGACTTCACGACCGGAAAGAAGCCCGGCGTCACCCGTCAGCCGAACCACTACGACTGGGCGCCCGAGAGCTTCATGTTCACCGACCTCCCCGGCTTCGGGTTCATGTCCGGCGTCGAGGAGGACCGCCGGGAGGCGATCAAGACCGACGTGGTCCGCTACGTGGAGGAGAACGCCGAGCACGTCCTCGCGGGCGTGCTGGTCGTCGACGGCAAGAGCGCCGTCGACATCATCGACCGGCACACGAACGACGAGGAGATCCCCCACGACGTCGAACTGTTCTCGTTCCTTCAGGACGTGGACGTGCCGCCGGTCGTCGCGGTCAACAAGATGGACAAGGTCGAGGACCGCGACGCGCGCCTGAACGAACTGTGCGAACGGCTGGGGCTCTACCCCCCGTGGCAGCAGTGGGACCACATCGTCGCGCCCGTGACCGCCAAGCGCGGGAGCATCGAACCGCTCCGCGAGATCCTCCGGGAGCGGTTCCGCGAGGCGAAGCGCGACGACCTGCTGAAGTTCGTCTCCTGA
- a CDS encoding HalOD1 output domain-containing protein yields the protein MTEGPPPDCPESGDDGFHAYAVSEYESYPEAVVRGVGIAADSDPLGMEPLAHAVDPDAIEDAFDRRRGRTPNRLAFTFEGHRVVVTPEWVYVRPEE from the coding sequence ATGACCGAGGGCCCCCCGCCTGACTGCCCGGAATCGGGTGACGACGGGTTCCACGCGTACGCCGTCTCCGAGTACGAATCGTACCCGGAAGCGGTCGTCCGGGGCGTCGGGATCGCCGCCGACAGCGACCCGCTCGGGATGGAGCCGCTGGCCCACGCCGTCGACCCGGACGCCATCGAGGACGCCTTCGACCGGCGTCGCGGGCGGACGCCGAACCGGCTGGCGTTCACGTTCGAGGGGCACAGGGTCGTCGTCACGCCGGAGTGGGTGTACGTTCGGCCCGAGGAGTAG
- a CDS encoding winged helix-turn-helix transcriptional regulator, which yields MDPPTPRLALACALSLLLLSTGLAVADATPGDPSGVVDEPANEPVEASDETAGTVDGATNETVETTNATAEESDGAANDTTGTLDEPSNETVEASDETTGTVEDAVDGTTDETLKETTNATVEGIDDAGERPEETVDGATDELDGTVEAASDALLGTVDRAPDALHGPVAEAGDGVHWAESRRTAEHESSGWIPGSGTSRREPRGDERVPDEESDHGHTAGADTGGEFPASGSGGGPAAGLLAVVVLSAAAGGTANALALSGTLWPQAERIALRIPPADVTRPWRYVLALRFSRHDGSDPLDHERRRAIHDAIADAPGVYLSELGERSDLSLSSVRHHLRVLERENLIRTEKVRGKRRFYPIDVDGTALVAALSDAAVRRLLETLAALGEARNDRLADELDRSPSTISHHLTSLEEDGLVVREQAGRATVNRLPATVMNALGGTATDGGEPATARDRTTES from the coding sequence ATGGACCCGCCGACGCCCCGCCTCGCACTGGCGTGTGCCCTCTCGCTCCTCCTGTTATCGACCGGACTCGCGGTCGCCGACGCGACCCCCGGCGACCCGTCCGGCGTCGTCGACGAACCGGCGAACGAACCGGTCGAAGCGTCCGACGAGACGGCCGGGACGGTCGACGGAGCGACGAACGAGACCGTCGAGACGACGAACGCAACCGCCGAGGAGTCCGACGGAGCGGCGAACGACACGACCGGGACGCTCGACGAACCGTCGAACGAAACGGTCGAAGCGTCCGACGAGACGACCGGGACGGTCGAGGACGCCGTCGACGGGACGACGGACGAGACGCTCAAGGAGACGACGAACGCCACCGTCGAGGGGATCGACGACGCGGGCGAGCGCCCGGAGGAAACTGTCGACGGGGCGACCGACGAACTCGACGGGACGGTCGAAGCGGCGTCCGACGCGCTCCTCGGGACGGTCGACCGGGCCCCGGACGCGCTCCACGGGCCCGTCGCGGAGGCGGGGGACGGCGTCCACTGGGCGGAGTCGCGGCGGACTGCCGAACACGAGTCGAGCGGGTGGATCCCCGGAAGCGGGACCTCGCGCCGCGAACCGAGGGGGGACGAACGAGTACCGGACGAGGAGTCGGACCACGGCCACACGGCCGGGGCCGACACGGGCGGTGAGTTCCCCGCATCAGGGTCCGGCGGCGGCCCGGCCGCCGGCCTCCTCGCGGTCGTCGTCCTCTCGGCCGCGGCGGGGGGAACCGCGAACGCGCTGGCGCTGAGCGGGACGCTATGGCCGCAGGCGGAACGGATCGCGCTCCGGATCCCCCCTGCGGACGTGACCCGGCCCTGGCGGTACGTCCTCGCCCTCCGGTTCAGTCGCCACGACGGGTCCGACCCCCTCGATCACGAACGCCGGCGCGCCATCCACGACGCCATCGCGGACGCACCGGGCGTCTACCTCTCGGAACTCGGGGAGCGGAGCGACCTCTCGCTCTCGTCGGTCCGGCACCACCTCCGCGTCCTCGAACGGGAGAACCTGATCCGGACCGAGAAGGTCCGGGGCAAGCGCCGGTTCTACCCGATCGACGTGGACGGCACGGCCCTCGTCGCGGCCCTCTCGGACGCCGCCGTTCGACGGCTGCTGGAGACGCTCGCGGCACTCGGCGAGGCGCGCAACGACCGACTCGCGGACGAACTGGACCGGAGTCCCAGCACGATTTCGCACCACCTCACGTCGCTCGAGGAGGACGGACTCGTCGTCCGCGAGCAGGCGGGTCGCGCCACCGTGAACCGACTCCCCGCGACCGTCATGAACGCGCTCGGCGGGACCGCGACCGACGGCGGCGAACCCGCGACCGCTCGCGATCGGACGACCGAGTCGTGA
- a CDS encoding 5-formyltetrahydrofolate cyclo-ligase, translated as MDKQPLRERVWDDLEESGVARFPFPPHGRIPNFAGADEACDRLTETDEWADAEVLKCNPDAPQLPVRRAALRAGKTVFVAVPRLREERPFLRLAPEEVPDVDAATTVSGASDHGVPVGPDEVPHVDLIVSGSVAVTESGGRVGKGEGFADVEFAVLSELGAADSGTTVATTVHERQVVEDDVDLDDHDVPLDLICTPGRTIRPERGPRPRGIDWGALGEETLAEIPVLRRLDPR; from the coding sequence ATGGACAAGCAGCCCCTCCGCGAGCGGGTCTGGGACGACCTGGAGGAGTCGGGCGTGGCCCGGTTCCCCTTCCCGCCGCACGGGCGAATCCCGAACTTCGCCGGCGCTGACGAGGCGTGCGACCGCCTCACCGAAACGGACGAGTGGGCCGACGCCGAGGTCCTCAAGTGCAACCCCGACGCGCCCCAGCTTCCGGTCAGGCGGGCCGCGCTCCGCGCCGGCAAGACCGTCTTCGTGGCGGTCCCGCGACTGCGGGAGGAACGCCCGTTCCTGCGGCTCGCCCCCGAGGAGGTGCCCGACGTCGACGCGGCGACCACCGTCTCGGGCGCCTCGGACCACGGCGTCCCGGTCGGTCCCGACGAGGTGCCACACGTCGACCTGATCGTCTCGGGCAGCGTCGCGGTCACCGAGTCCGGCGGCCGCGTCGGCAAGGGCGAGGGGTTCGCCGACGTGGAGTTCGCGGTCCTCTCGGAACTGGGCGCGGCGGACTCGGGGACCACGGTCGCGACGACCGTCCACGAGCGACAGGTCGTCGAGGACGACGTGGACCTCGACGACCACGACGTGCCGCTGGACCTGATCTGTACGCCCGGGCGGACGATCCGTCCGGAACGCGGCCCGCGGCCGCGGGGGATCGACTGGGGGGCGCTCGGCGAGGAAACGCTGGCCGAGATCCCGGTCCTTCGGCGGCTCGACCCGCGGTGA
- a CDS encoding TIGR00341 family protein: protein MRLVQVMVPAGKRETVLSTLDEEGIDFVLSDETSGRQYTAVVSFPLPTEAVEPVLQRLREVGIERDAYTVVLNAETVVSERFEQLEERYADSEENEDRIAREELAARAEDMAPRTGAYVTLTVISAVVATAGLLLDSPAVVVGSMVIAPLIGPAMATSVGTVIDDADMFRRGVRLQMLGAVLSVASAALFAAMVRFGNVVPPGTEVFTINEVRERLAPDVLSLPIALGAGIAAALSISSGVSTALVGVMIAAALVPPIAVVGIGIAWGAPLTVAGAALLVVVNFLSINFAALAVLWYKGYRPESFFHLDRVRSATTKRIVVLGVAIMLTTVVLVGITYASYQSATFEQTVVDETRAIVGDDGIVLGIDVSYGGFPFRQPTAVTVTVGHEAGTDPPPVAEPLAEQLADDTPAQFRINGADEISISVRFVPIEEATIREREVGVRGSE from the coding sequence GTGCGACTCGTTCAGGTGATGGTGCCGGCGGGCAAGCGCGAGACCGTCCTCTCGACGCTGGACGAGGAGGGGATCGACTTCGTCCTCTCGGACGAGACGAGCGGACGGCAGTACACCGCGGTCGTCTCGTTCCCGTTGCCGACCGAGGCCGTCGAACCCGTGCTCCAGCGGTTGCGTGAGGTGGGGATCGAACGCGACGCCTACACCGTCGTACTGAACGCCGAAACGGTCGTCTCCGAGCGGTTCGAGCAGCTCGAGGAGCGGTACGCCGACTCCGAGGAGAACGAGGACCGCATCGCCCGCGAGGAGCTGGCCGCCCGCGCCGAGGACATGGCGCCGCGGACCGGCGCCTACGTCACGTTGACCGTCATCAGCGCCGTCGTCGCCACCGCCGGCCTGCTGCTCGACTCGCCCGCGGTCGTCGTCGGCTCGATGGTCATCGCGCCGCTCATCGGGCCGGCGATGGCCACCAGCGTCGGCACGGTCATCGACGACGCGGACATGTTCCGCCGGGGGGTCAGGCTCCAGATGCTCGGCGCCGTGCTCTCGGTCGCGAGCGCGGCGCTGTTCGCCGCGATGGTCCGGTTCGGCAACGTCGTCCCGCCCGGGACCGAGGTGTTCACCATCAACGAGGTTCGCGAACGGCTCGCCCCCGACGTGCTCTCGCTCCCCATCGCGCTCGGCGCCGGCATCGCGGCCGCCCTCTCGATCTCCTCGGGCGTCTCGACGGCGCTGGTCGGCGTCATGATCGCCGCGGCGCTCGTCCCGCCGATCGCCGTCGTCGGCATCGGCATCGCGTGGGGCGCGCCGCTCACCGTGGCCGGCGCCGCCCTGCTCGTCGTCGTGAACTTCCTCTCGATCAACTTCGCCGCGCTCGCGGTGCTCTGGTACAAGGGGTATCGTCCGGAGAGCTTCTTCCACCTCGACCGGGTGCGGTCGGCCACGACGAAACGGATCGTCGTGCTCGGCGTCGCCATCATGCTCACGACGGTCGTGCTCGTCGGGATCACCTACGCCTCCTACCAGAGCGCCACGTTCGAGCAGACCGTCGTCGACGAGACGAGGGCGATCGTCGGCGACGACGGGATCGTCCTCGGGATCGACGTGTCCTACGGCGGGTTCCCGTTCCGACAGCCGACCGCCGTCACCGTGACGGTCGGACACGAGGCGGGAACCGACCCGCCCCCCGTCGCGGAGCCGCTGGCCGAGCAACTCGCGGACGACACCCCGGCACAGTTCCGGATCAACGGGGCCGACGAGATCTCGATCTCGGTCCGGTTCGTCCCGATCGAGGAGGCCACGATCCGGGAGCGCGAGGTCGGCGTCCGTGGGAGCGAATGA
- a CDS encoding SIMPL domain-containing protein, with amino-acid sequence MKRVATLLTVLVVLLAGCAGAVTNAAPNAGSGDSADTNAVTATGSATVSAAPDVATITVAAESTADTAAAARTQVAEDADALRTALADAGYEVETVDFRLRPEFDRAGGEREQVGYRAVHVFEFEAQPDAAGEAVDLAVDNGAAAVNDVRFELDDEHRAELRREALADAVGDARGDAEAVAGAADRTVGSELSMQVGSQGYSPHEVRYTAEAADSATSFEPGPVTVSASVTVTYELE; translated from the coding sequence GTGAAGCGAGTAGCCACCCTCCTCACGGTGCTGGTCGTCCTCCTGGCCGGCTGCGCCGGAGCCGTCACGAACGCCGCGCCGAACGCCGGATCCGGCGATTCGGCCGACACGAACGCCGTCACCGCGACCGGCAGCGCCACCGTCTCTGCCGCGCCGGACGTCGCGACCATCACGGTCGCCGCCGAGTCGACCGCCGACACCGCCGCCGCCGCCCGCACGCAGGTCGCCGAGGACGCCGACGCCCTCCGGACCGCGCTCGCGGACGCGGGCTACGAGGTCGAGACGGTCGACTTCCGGCTCAGGCCCGAGTTCGACCGGGCCGGCGGCGAGCGCGAGCAGGTCGGTTACCGCGCGGTCCACGTCTTCGAGTTCGAGGCGCAACCCGACGCCGCCGGCGAGGCCGTCGACCTCGCGGTCGACAACGGCGCGGCCGCGGTGAACGACGTCCGGTTCGAACTGGACGACGAGCACCGCGCCGAACTCCGACGGGAGGCGCTCGCCGACGCCGTGGGCGACGCCCGCGGCGACGCGGAGGCGGTCGCCGGCGCCGCGGACCGCACGGTCGGCTCCGAGCTCTCGATGCAGGTCGGCTCGCAGGGATACTCCCCCCACGAGGTCCGATACACCGCCGAGGCCGCCGATTCGGCCACCTCGTTCGAGCCCGGTCCCGTGACGGTCTCCGCGTCCGTGACCGTGACCTACGAACTGGAGTAG
- a CDS encoding NOG1 family protein, producing the protein MIFENLPTTPRAEELVDKAFSRAARAGRAKGGIEAQESMLRTAGNILSDNLENVSNDWPDFEYEVDPFYYELADAVVNVDELRQALSEVNWASNRIAELRSEYASKIRSSNVETARKHRKQAFARMADVVDEVADDLLTVGEARDALKTLPDIRPDEPAIVVAGYPNVGKSSFVNAVTRASNEIASYPFTTKAVQIGHFERDRIRYQIIDTPGLLDRPAEERNDIERQAVSALTHLADAVLFVVDASADCGYPLADQLALLEEVESTFDSPVLVVCNKSDRSRDVDADAYMSVTEGENVDGVLDLAVEAVGYEPDLPSRN; encoded by the coding sequence ATGATATTCGAAAACCTCCCCACCACGCCCCGCGCCGAGGAACTGGTCGACAAGGCCTTCTCGCGCGCGGCCCGCGCCGGCCGCGCCAAGGGCGGCATCGAGGCCCAGGAGTCGATGCTCCGCACCGCCGGCAACATCCTCTCGGACAACCTCGAGAACGTCTCGAACGACTGGCCCGACTTCGAGTACGAGGTCGACCCGTTCTACTACGAACTGGCCGACGCCGTCGTGAACGTCGACGAGCTCCGGCAGGCGCTCTCGGAGGTCAACTGGGCCTCCAACCGGATCGCCGAACTCCGCTCGGAGTACGCCAGCAAGATCCGGAGCTCGAACGTCGAGACCGCCCGCAAGCACCGAAAGCAGGCGTTCGCCCGGATGGCCGACGTCGTCGACGAGGTCGCCGACGACCTCCTGACGGTCGGCGAGGCGCGCGACGCGCTGAAGACCCTGCCCGACATCCGCCCGGACGAGCCGGCCATCGTCGTCGCCGGCTACCCGAACGTCGGCAAGTCCTCGTTCGTCAACGCGGTCACCCGCGCCAGCAACGAGATCGCCTCCTACCCGTTCACGACGAAGGCGGTCCAGATCGGCCACTTCGAGCGCGATCGGATCCGCTACCAGATCATCGACACGCCCGGCCTGCTCGACCGACCGGCCGAGGAGCGCAACGACATCGAGCGCCAGGCCGTCTCCGCGCTCACCCACCTCGCTGACGCGGTGCTGTTCGTCGTCGACGCGTCGGCCGACTGCGGCTACCCGCTGGCGGACCAGCTCGCGCTCCTGGAGGAGGTGGAATCCACCTTCGACTCGCCCGTCCTGGTCGTCTGCAACAAGAGCGACCGCTCGCGGGACGTGGACGCCGACGCCTACATGAGCGTCACCGAGGGCGAGAACGTCGACGGGGTGCTCGACCTCGCGGTCGAGGCGGTGGGCTACGAGCCGGACCTCCCCTCGCGGAACTGA
- a CDS encoding DNA-binding protein produces the protein MSETPDDDRLEELREKKMEELQDRAGGEADEEAQQAAQEQAERQQDALLKQYLTDGARQRLNAVEMSKPEFAQQVKQQVTALARSGRIQDRIDEDQMKSLLRELQPEQKSFDIRRR, from the coding sequence ATGAGCGAGACACCGGACGACGACCGACTGGAGGAGCTCCGGGAGAAGAAGATGGAGGAGCTACAGGACCGCGCCGGCGGCGAGGCCGACGAGGAGGCCCAGCAGGCCGCCCAGGAACAGGCGGAACGCCAGCAGGACGCCCTCCTGAAACAGTACCTCACCGACGGCGCGCGCCAGCGGCTCAACGCCGTCGAGATGAGCAAGCCGGAGTTCGCACAGCAGGTGAAACAGCAGGTCACCGCGCTGGCGCGGAGCGGTCGCATCCAGGACCGCATCGACGAGGACCAGATGAAGTCGCTGCTCCGGGAGCTCCAGCCCGAGCAGAAGAGCTTCGACATCCGCCGGCGCTGA
- a CDS encoding DUF7411 family protein: protein MELALLYSGGKDSSLAALVLDGFYDVRLVTAHFDVTDDHEHARRAAEALGLPFETHELDPEVAAEAVETMREDGYPRNGIQRVHEHALEEVAALDVDAVADGTRRDDRVPSVSRAFAQSLEDRHDVDYIAPLSGFGRNAVDRLVEETLDVESGPSEEIPKADYEGELRELLREDGGDDAVAEVFPAHEQTYVRGTLD, encoded by the coding sequence ATGGAGCTCGCGCTGCTGTACAGCGGCGGGAAGGACTCCTCGCTCGCGGCGCTCGTGCTCGACGGCTTCTACGACGTGCGGCTCGTCACGGCCCACTTCGACGTCACCGACGACCACGAGCACGCCCGCCGGGCCGCCGAGGCGCTGGGGCTGCCGTTCGAGACGCACGAACTCGACCCCGAGGTGGCCGCCGAGGCGGTCGAGACGATGCGCGAGGACGGCTACCCCCGAAACGGCATCCAGCGGGTCCACGAGCACGCGCTGGAGGAGGTCGCCGCGCTCGACGTCGACGCCGTGGCGGACGGCACCCGCCGTGACGACCGCGTCCCCTCGGTGTCGCGGGCGTTCGCGCAGTCGCTGGAGGACCGCCACGACGTCGACTACATCGCGCCCCTCTCCGGGTTCGGACGCAACGCGGTCGACCGCCTGGTCGAGGAGACGCTCGACGTGGAGTCCGGACCGAGCGAGGAGATCCCGAAGGCCGACTACGAGGGGGAACTCCGCGAACTCCTCCGCGAAGACGGCGGCGACGACGCCGTCGCCGAGGTGTTCCCCGCACACGAGCAGACGTACGTGCGCGGCACGCTGGACTAG